The proteins below are encoded in one region of Sporanaerobacter acetigenes DSM 13106:
- a CDS encoding J domain-containing protein: MNTLKKIAGKVLYAIAKLISIILDVLTKIIETIVTIVGGIAKGFIALIGMGGCLLVFMLAGPLGFALLLHPAVLLTILFFVIFPILGTKFVSYLKYIKYIITEYLFDRAYYLMDGISYQFKSFNGYKDKYKKMEYERKRKEQQRRQEEQQKEWEEKFRQWNEYQNYQRRNNGHTNYEWYGQNTGYDNQTYANPTSEFKSKYEKSCDLLGVGYDADKYQIKLAYRKKAKEYHPDLNKSPNATEMFQQINNAYEFLSDGNIERYKNMI; encoded by the coding sequence ATGAACACATTGAAAAAGATAGCAGGGAAGGTTTTGTATGCTATAGCTAAACTAATATCAATAATACTTGATGTTCTAACAAAAATAATAGAAACTATAGTAACGATTGTAGGAGGTATAGCAAAAGGATTTATTGCCTTGATAGGTATGGGAGGGTGCTTATTAGTCTTTATGTTAGCTGGACCTTTAGGATTTGCATTATTATTGCATCCAGCTGTACTTTTGACTATATTATTTTTTGTTATATTTCCAATACTGGGAACTAAATTTGTATCTTATTTAAAGTATATAAAGTATATCATAACTGAGTATCTGTTTGATCGTGCTTATTACCTTATGGATGGAATAAGCTATCAATTTAAATCATTTAATGGATATAAAGATAAATACAAAAAAATGGAATATGAAAGAAAAAGAAAAGAACAACAACGACGTCAGGAAGAGCAACAAAAAGAATGGGAAGAAAAATTTAGACAATGGAATGAATATCAAAATTATCAAAGAAGAAATAATGGACATACCAATTATGAATGGTATGGTCAAAATACTGGTTATGACAATCAGACTTATGCAAATCCAACTAGTGAGTTCAAAAGCAAATATGAAAAAAGCTGTGATTTATTAGGCGTCGGATATGATGCAGATAAGTATCAAATAAAATTAGCATACAGGAAAAAAGCAAAGGAATATCATCCAGATTTAAACAAATCACCAAATGCAACAGAGATGTTCCAACAGATAAATAATGCTTATGAGTTTTTAAGTGATGGTAATATAGAGAGATATAAGAATATGATTTAG
- a CDS encoding hydrogenase maturation nickel metallochaperone HypA/HybF: MHEITVLVELIKMVETAAIENNIDEIDTVVVQIGEMSSIVPRYMMEYFPNAAEGTLLENSKLKIEMISANGLCHHCNKVFKIVKNKGKCPYCKADDWEMLSGMEFILKEIVIKETLAPE; encoded by the coding sequence ATGCATGAAATAACTGTATTGGTAGAATTGATAAAAATGGTTGAAACAGCTGCCATCGAGAACAATATCGATGAGATAGATACCGTTGTTGTACAAATAGGAGAAATGTCATCAATTGTACCTAGATATATGATGGAGTATTTTCCCAATGCTGCAGAAGGAACCCTTTTAGAAAATTCTAAATTGAAAATTGAGATGATTTCCGCAAATGGTTTATGCCATCATTGCAATAAAGTTTTTAAAATCGTAAAAAACAAGGGAAAATGTCCTTATTGTAAAGCTGATGATTGGGAAATGTTGAGCGGAATGGAATTCATCTTAAAAGAAATTGTTATTAAAGAAACTTTAGCACCTGAATAA